Sequence from the Gloeocapsopsis dulcis genome:
GAGCTTTGAGAACTTGTTGCTGGCGTTCGGCTTGGGCTTGCAAGACTATTGTTTTCTGATGTGCTTCCGCTTCGAGAATTTGGGCTTCTGCTCTACCTTTGGCGCTATTCACCGCAGATTCGCGATCGCCTTCAGATGTCAAAATTGCCGCCCGTTTGCGCCGTTCGGCGGACATTTGCAATTCCATCGATTCTTGAACTGCACGGGAAGGAACAATATCTCGTAGTTCTACTCGCGTGACTTTTACTCCCCAAGGATCAGTAGCAATATCCAAATCTCGTAGTAAAATTTCGTTAATCTGCGATCTCGCCGTAAAAGTTTCATCGAGTTCCAGTTTGCCCATTTCGGAACGAATTTGCGTGAGTACCAAATTCACCATTGCTGACTGGAGATTTTCTACCTTGTACCAGGCTTTCTCCATATCGACAATGCGCCAGTAAACTACTGCATCTACTTCGATAGAAACGTTGTCGCGGGTAATGCCTTTTTGTGGCGGAATGTCTAGAACTTTTTCCCGAATTGTTTCGCGGAAAACAACTTTATCGATAAAGGGAAAAACAAAGCTCAACCCTGGCTCTAACTTTTTGTTGTAACTACCTAGTCTTTCTACCAAGGCTTCATTACCCTGATTGATGACTTTAACTGAACCTGCTAGGGCAGAACCACCCAGTGCTAACGCGACAAGCAAAAATAGTTCATTCATGTTATTTGGTGTTTATGAGGATAAAGTTACTAAATGTGTGATATTGGCAGTCAGGGGACGCACTTCGCAGACCTTCGGTTCAGAGGTTGGGGTTAAAGTTGATTGGAACCATGATTCTGGGTTCCTCTATAAGTTCTAACTAAATTGACCATTGCTTGATTTGAAATCTGTTTCAACACAGTGGTACCTGACACTAACCACTCGCCCCTCGCCCCTCCTAATGCAACAAATCTTCTGGCATAACAATTAAAGTCGTACCTTCGCGACGGACAACGTAGACTTTTTGAGAAGGAGCGATCGCTAAATACCGATCCTCGCACCGCGCCCGCCAAGAATTTCCTTCATAGATCACTCTGCCGTCTTTCCCAGCAGGGATTTCGGTTAATGTTTCCGCGACAAAGGCATCTTGCAGTTTTTTCCGCTTGGGTAATAGTAGGCGACGCGACAT
This genomic interval carries:
- a CDS encoding SPFH domain-containing protein, with product MNELFLLVALALGGSALAGSVKVINQGNEALVERLGSYNKKLEPGLSFVFPFIDKVVFRETIREKVLDIPPQKGITRDNVSIEVDAVVYWRIVDMEKAWYKVENLQSAMVNLVLTQIRSEMGKLELDETFTARSQINEILLRDLDIATDPWGVKVTRVELRDIVPSRAVQESMELQMSAERRKRAAILTSEGDRESAVNSAKGRAEAQILEAEAHQKTIVLQAQAERQQQVLKAQATAEALQIITKILQTNPEAREALQFLIAQNYLDMGTKIGSSDSSKVMFMDPRSIPATIEGMRSIISDGHNLPHVNSDRAN
- a CDS encoding NfeD family protein, with product MPINVTLLWLIAGAILCLMELLLPTAFVAFMMGLSAFVVAIVSLVIPQLSVQAFLWLGLSTAFILMSRRLLLPKRKKLQDAFVAETLTEIPAGKDGRVIYEGNSWRARCEDRYLAIAPSQKVYVVRREGTTLIVMPEDLLH